The following coding sequences are from one Buchnera aphidicola (Nippolachnus piri) window:
- a CDS encoding YggW family oxidoreductase, whose amino-acid sequence MINNTKKFKRPNISLYINIPKEYSNFINKKNFFLKKNKYLTAIIKDFKKNFFLLFCRPIFSLFISLKTTFLIPFQEIKYLIKNFKNFFSKKNIEITIEIFPQKINYQNLIKYFKIGINRISLNIKTFNKKILKKFKWSNFSKKSLNILFKKKIIKNFNIDLQYGIPTQTLKNVIKDLKKTLKYNPTHITWTLYSNSFSKNKNLNFKIPTPSEISKMSLIGHKILTKYGYKKYEISSYAKPKYQCQHNLNYWTFQDYLGLGCKSHSKITIYKFKILRLIKHEKILNYIQKLYLLKFYYIKKNDIVFEFFLNISFLFKKISYLHFKNITHHSILSIKKKLKKSQKKGFLIFTKKNIIITSFGYKNLFYFLDFFLN is encoded by the coding sequence ATGATCAATAATACAAAAAAATTTAAAAGACCAAATATTAGTTTATACATCAATATTCCGAAAGAATATTCTAACTTTATAAATAAAAAAAATTTTTTTTTAAAGAAAAATAAATATTTAACAGCAATTATTAAAGATTTTAAAAAAAATTTTTTTTTATTATTCTGTAGACCTATTTTTTCACTTTTTATTAGTTTAAAAACTACTTTTTTAATACCTTTTCAAGAAATAAAATATTTAATTAAAAATTTTAAAAATTTTTTTTCTAAAAAAAATATTGAAATTACTATAGAAATTTTTCCTCAAAAAATAAACTATCAAAATCTTATAAAATACTTTAAAATAGGTATAAATCGGATTTCTTTAAATATAAAAACTTTTAATAAAAAAATTTTAAAAAAATTTAAATGGTCTAATTTTTCTAAAAAATCTTTAAATATACTTTTTAAAAAAAAAATTATAAAAAATTTTAATATTGATCTCCAATATGGTATACCTACACAAACTTTAAAAAATGTTATAAAAGATTTAAAAAAAACTTTAAAATATAATCCTACACATATAACTTGGACTTTATATTCTAATTCTTTTTCTAAAAATAAAAATTTAAATTTTAAAATTCCTACTCCCTCAGAAATCTCAAAAATGTCTCTAATAGGACATAAAATATTAACAAAATATGGATATAAAAAATATGAAATTTCTTCTTATGCAAAACCAAAATATCAATGCCAACATAATTTAAATTATTGGACTTTTCAAGATTATTTAGGGTTAGGTTGTAAATCTCATAGTAAAATTACAATTTATAAATTTAAAATTTTACGTTTAATAAAACATGAAAAAATTTTAAACTATATTCAAAAATTATATTTATTAAAATTTTATTATATAAAAAAAAATGATATTGTATTTGAATTCTTTTTAAATATTTCTTTTTTATTTAAAAAAATATCTTATTTACATTTTAAAAATATTACACATCATTCAATACTATCAATTAAAAAAAAATTAAAAAAATCTCAAAAAAAAGGATTTTTGATTTTTACAAAAAAAAATATTATAATCACATCATTTGGATATAAAAATTTATTTTATTTTTTAGATTTTTTTTTAAATTAA
- the rpe gene encoding ribulose-phosphate 3-epimerase, translating into MKKILLAPSILAANFFKLGEEVKEVLKFGGDIIHFDVMDNHYVPNITFGPLVLESLRKNNITHPIEVHLMVNPITELLIKQFSDAGATTIIIHPETTFYLEKLIQVIKYYGCKIGIALNPSTSFSVVENFLDQIDILLIMSVTPGLGGQKFLPFIFEKIFYIKEILDRKKKNIILEVDGGITLKNIQKLVLLGVDVIVLGTSIFKTKNYKKTLENFKKFLLY; encoded by the coding sequence ATGAAAAAAATATTATTAGCTCCATCAATTCTTGCTGCAAATTTTTTTAAATTAGGAGAAGAAGTTAAAGAAGTTTTAAAATTTGGGGGTGATATTATTCATTTTGATGTTATGGATAATCATTATGTACCTAATATAACTTTTGGGCCGTTAGTATTAGAATCTTTACGTAAAAATAATATTACACATCCAATAGAAGTTCATTTAATGGTTAATCCTATTACAGAATTATTAATTAAACAGTTTTCAGATGCTGGTGCAACAACAATCATTATACATCCAGAAACTACTTTTTATTTAGAAAAATTAATTCAAGTAATTAAATATTACGGTTGTAAAATTGGAATTGCATTAAATCCTAGTACTTCTTTTAGTGTTGTAGAAAATTTTTTAGATCAAATTGATATTCTTTTAATTATGTCCGTAACTCCAGGATTAGGTGGTCAAAAATTTTTACCTTTTATTTTTGAGAAAATTTTTTATATAAAAGAAATTTTAGATAGAAAAAAAAAAAATATTATTTTAGAAGTAGATGGTGGAATTACGTTAAAAAATATTCAAAAATTAGTTTTATTAGGAGTAGATGTAATTGTATTAGGTACTTCTATTTTTAAAACTAAAAATTATAAAAAAACTTTAGAAAATTTTAAAAAATTTTTATTGTATTAA
- the ssb gene encoding single-stranded DNA-binding protein, whose amino-acid sequence MASRGINKVILIGNLGQDPEIRYMPNGGAVLNMTIATSENWKDKNTGELKEKTEWHRIVVFGKLAEIAAQYLHKGSQIYIEGTLQTRKWQDQNGIDRYITEIIVNITGTMQMLGNRNSNQNYVKDKEKVLKYSSDTLEKGINKIEKQYASNPVKEEYKKQKNLIDTTSKIDFEDEIPF is encoded by the coding sequence ATGGCTAGTAGAGGAATTAACAAAGTAATATTAATTGGAAATTTAGGGCAAGATCCTGAAATTCGTTATATGCCTAATGGTGGAGCTGTATTAAATATGACAATTGCTACGTCAGAAAATTGGAAAGATAAGAATACTGGAGAATTAAAAGAAAAGACTGAATGGCATCGTATTGTAGTTTTTGGAAAATTAGCTGAAATAGCAGCTCAATATTTACATAAAGGTTCTCAAATTTATATTGAAGGTACGTTACAAACTCGAAAATGGCAAGATCAAAATGGTATTGATAGATATATTACTGAAATTATTGTTAATATTACGGGAACAATGCAGATGTTAGGTAATAGAAATTCTAATCAAAATTATGTTAAAGATAAAGAAAAAGTATTAAAATATTCTTCAGATACTTTAGAAAAAGGTATTAATAAAATTGAAAAACAATATGCTTCGAATCCTGTAAAAGAAGAATATAAAAAACAAAAAAATTTAATTGATACAACTTCTAAAATAGATTTTGAGGATGAAATTCCATTTTAA
- the trmB gene encoding tRNA (guanosine(46)-N7)-methyltransferase TrmB gives MSKNNDNFFLNKKNTLQTVKSFVCRRRVIKNNFFKKYKFLWKNLKIDFQKKKIFLQNFFLKKSPIILNLGFGNGIDFLEIVSQNLNLNFIGIEVYSPSILSILREFKKYNLSNIRIIFYDAIDVFYYMIPDSSIYILQIFFPDPWPKKKHQKRRLIQRKFLQILSKKIIFFGFLHIKTDCKKYSQHITNIMFDHKEFKFVPIKPIKFLCFQLTKETKFEQRGKKLGFTIFEHIYQLRK, from the coding sequence ATGTCTAAAAATAATGATAATTTTTTTTTAAATAAAAAAAATACATTACAAACGGTTAAAAGTTTTGTATGTCGTCGTCGTGTCATAAAAAATAATTTTTTTAAGAAATATAAATTTTTATGGAAAAATCTGAAAATAGATTTTCAAAAAAAAAAAATATTTTTACAAAATTTTTTTTTAAAAAAATCTCCTATAATTTTAAATTTAGGATTTGGAAATGGTATAGATTTTTTAGAAATTGTTTCTCAAAATTTAAATTTAAATTTTATAGGAATTGAAGTTTATTCTCCTAGTATTTTATCGATTTTACGTGAATTTAAGAAATATAATTTGTCAAATATACGAATTATTTTTTATGATGCAATTGATGTTTTTTATTATATGATTCCTGATTCTTCAATTTATATTTTACAAATTTTTTTTCCTGACCCTTGGCCTAAAAAAAAACACCAGAAAAGACGTTTAATACAAAGAAAATTTTTACAAATATTGTCAAAAAAAATAATTTTTTTTGGATTTTTACATATTAAAACAGATTGTAAAAAATATTCACAACATATTACTAATATAATGTTTGATCATAAAGAATTCAAATTTGTTCCTATAAAACCAATAAAATTTTTATGTTTTCAGTTAACTAAAGAGACTAAGTTCGAACAAAGAGGAAAAAAATTAGGTTTTACAATTTTTGAGCATATTTATCAATTAAGAAAATAG
- the dnaB gene encoding replicative DNA helicase, whose translation MIDKINNLPLLNITPYSLEAEQSVLGGLMLDNKKWDLIIEHIEKKDFFSKKHQLIFYEMKNLIENGNPIDLITLSESLSTKGELNKIGRFTYLAEISKNTPSVANIVTYAEIIKERSIMREIISVAHNIADFGYHAQGRHSSELLDYAESSIFQISEKQIKKNQGPQNIEKVLEITITAIEKLFQTPNDGITGINTGYHDLNKKTSGLQKSDLIILAARPSMGKTAFAMNLCENAAMIYDTPILIFSLEMPSEQIMIRMLASLSRVDQSKIRSGQLTHQEWSRISSTINILLKKKNIYIDDSSDLTPNILRSRARRIHRENHGLTLIMIDYLQLIKIPHLSNNRTLEIAEISRTLKSLAKELNVPIIALSQLNRSLEQRTDKKPVNSDLRESGSLEQDADLIMFIYRDEIYNQNSDLKGIAEIIIGKQRNGPTGTIKLTFNGQWSRFDNYANPQYHKKNL comes from the coding sequence ATGATAGATAAAATAAATAATTTACCACTATTAAATATTACACCATATTCTTTAGAAGCAGAACAATCAGTTTTAGGGGGTCTCATGTTAGATAATAAAAAATGGGATTTAATTATTGAACATATTGAAAAAAAAGATTTTTTTAGTAAAAAACATCAATTAATTTTTTATGAAATGAAAAATTTAATAGAAAATGGAAATCCAATTGATTTAATTACTCTGTCAGAATCTTTAAGTACCAAAGGAGAATTAAATAAAATTGGAAGATTTACTTATTTAGCTGAAATCTCTAAAAACACACCTAGTGTCGCGAATATTGTCACATATGCGGAAATTATTAAAGAAAGATCTATTATGAGAGAAATTATTTCAGTTGCGCATAATATAGCTGATTTTGGATATCATGCTCAAGGCCGCCATAGTTCAGAATTATTAGATTATGCAGAATCTAGTATTTTTCAAATCTCTGAAAAACAAATAAAAAAAAATCAAGGACCTCAAAATATTGAAAAAGTATTAGAAATCACAATCACTGCTATTGAAAAATTATTTCAAACACCAAATGATGGTATTACAGGAATTAATACTGGATATCATGATTTAAATAAAAAAACTTCAGGATTACAAAAATCAGATTTAATTATTTTAGCTGCTAGACCTTCAATGGGAAAAACAGCATTTGCAATGAATTTATGTGAAAATGCTGCTATGATTTATGATACACCAATTTTAATTTTTAGTTTAGAAATGCCAAGTGAACAAATTATGATTCGTATGTTAGCATCATTATCTCGAGTAGATCAATCTAAAATTCGTTCAGGACAACTTACTCATCAAGAATGGAGTAGAATCTCAAGTACAATTAATATTTTATTAAAAAAAAAAAATATTTATATTGATGACTCTTCTGACTTAACGCCTAATATCTTAAGATCACGTGCCAGAAGAATTCATCGTGAAAATCATGGTTTAACTTTAATTATGATTGATTATTTACAACTAATAAAAATTCCACATTTATCTAATAATCGTACACTAGAAATTGCTGAAATTTCCCGAACTTTAAAATCTTTGGCAAAAGAACTTAATGTTCCAATTATAGCTTTATCACAACTTAATAGATCTTTAGAACAAAGAACCGATAAAAAACCAGTAAATTCAGATTTAAGAGAATCAGGATCTTTAGAACAAGATGCAGATCTTATTATGTTTATTTATCGTGATGAAATTTATAATCAAAATAGTGATTTAAAAGGTATTGCAGAAATTATTATTGGAAAACAAAGAAATGGACCAACAGGAACTATTAAATTAACATTTAATGGGCAATGGTCTAGATTCGATAATTATGCAAATCCTCAATATCATAAAAAAAATTTATAA
- a CDS encoding NifU family protein, which translates to MIKFSEEVKLHFIKLLKNQPLNTYIRISVEFPGTEAANCSLSFCDIEEVNLEIDYKIVLLSTFVYVKKIFLPYLKNAEVNLISNDLETQITLKAPFVKKFPILKNNSSLKDRIKHFFFTVINPMLLKHNGSVIFIKIDTKNWVLLKFIGGCNGCSMSNITLKENIEKILLKEFPEIIGIKDITLHKFTSTSYF; encoded by the coding sequence ATGATTAAATTTTCTGAAGAAGTAAAATTACATTTTATTAAATTATTAAAAAATCAACCTTTAAATACGTATATTCGAATTTCGGTAGAATTTCCAGGTACAGAAGCAGCTAATTGTAGTTTGTCTTTTTGTGATATTGAAGAAGTAAATTTAGAAATAGATTATAAAATTGTATTATTAAGTACTTTTGTATATGTAAAAAAAATTTTTTTGCCATATTTAAAAAATGCTGAAGTAAATTTAATTTCTAATGATTTAGAAACTCAAATTACTTTAAAAGCACCATTTGTAAAAAAATTTCCTATATTAAAAAATAATTCTTCTTTAAAAGATAGGATTAAACATTTTTTTTTTACTGTAATTAATCCTATGTTGTTAAAGCATAATGGAAGTGTAATTTTTATTAAAATTGATACTAAAAATTGGGTTTTATTAAAATTTATTGGAGGTTGTAATGGTTGCTCAATGAGTAATATTACTCTAAAAGAAAATATTGAAAAAATTTTATTAAAAGAATTTCCAGAAATTATTGGAATTAAAGATATTACGTTACATAAATTTACATCTACATCATATTTTTAA
- the trpS gene encoding tryptophan--tRNA ligase, with protein sequence MQNSFKNVIFTGIQPSGMLTLGNYLGTMQYWRNFQNFSKCYFCIADLHVLTNCLTKKINFLKNSILDTLSWYLACGINPEKSIIFVQSDVVLHTQLYWILGCMSSFGELSRMTQFKSKLLLQPKNVNLGLLNYPVLMASDILLYQTNLVLVGEDQKQHLEFTQKIAKRFNKIYGKIFVIPKIFIPNLGKKIMGLQNPLLKMSKTNKNVNNVIFLSDSIEVALLKIKNSVTDSDTPPQIFYNPSIKPGISNLLIIASLLSKNSISVLEKKFKNYTYQQFKESVSEILKKFLIRIQKLYFFYRKNESKLYKILEKGSYIANLNSQKFFKKIRKKINI encoded by the coding sequence ATGCAAAATTCTTTTAAAAATGTAATTTTTACTGGTATTCAACCGTCTGGAATGTTAACTTTAGGAAATTATTTAGGTACTATGCAGTATTGGAGAAATTTTCAAAATTTTTCAAAATGTTACTTTTGTATTGCTGATTTACATGTATTAACTAATTGTTTAACAAAAAAAATTAATTTTTTAAAAAATTCTATTTTAGATACTTTATCTTGGTATTTGGCTTGCGGTATTAATCCTGAAAAAAGTATTATTTTTGTACAGTCTGATGTAGTACTTCATACTCAATTGTATTGGATATTAGGATGTATGAGTTCTTTTGGAGAGTTATCTCGAATGACTCAATTTAAAAGTAAATTATTATTACAACCTAAAAATGTAAATTTAGGATTATTGAATTATCCTGTATTAATGGCATCTGATATTTTATTGTATCAAACGAATTTGGTATTAGTAGGGGAAGATCAAAAACAACATTTAGAGTTTACACAAAAAATTGCAAAACGTTTTAATAAAATTTATGGAAAAATTTTTGTGATTCCAAAAATTTTTATTCCTAATTTAGGGAAAAAAATTATGGGTTTACAAAATCCTTTATTAAAAATGTCTAAAACAAATAAAAACGTGAATAATGTAATTTTTTTAAGTGATTCAATAGAAGTTGCTTTATTAAAAATTAAAAATTCTGTAACAGATTCAGATACTCCTCCTCAAATATTTTATAATCCTTCTATAAAACCTGGAATTTCTAATTTATTAATCATTGCATCTTTGTTAAGTAAGAATAGTATTTCTGTTTTAGAAAAAAAATTTAAAAATTATACGTATCAACAATTTAAAGAATCTGTTTCTGAGATTTTAAAAAAATTTTTAATTCGTATACAAAAATTATATTTTTTTTATAGAAAAAATGAATCGAAATTATATAAAATTTTAGAGAAAGGATCTTATATTGCGAATTTAAATTCTCAAAAATTTTTTAAAAAAATTCGGAAAAAAATTAATATATAA
- the ruvX gene encoding Holliday junction resolvase RuvX translates to MIILGFDYGVKNIGLAIAETTLFYAYPIQSIKTPKKNTQWKIIQKILLKWLPQYLIVGYPLNNQGKKFNITKKIEKFKKKLEKKYNLPVKFHNEYLTTKIAKSILFQKGGYKKLQKNCIHSASAVLILEGWLDIYKKKNHIKI, encoded by the coding sequence ATGATTATTTTAGGCTTCGATTATGGTGTAAAAAATATTGGTTTAGCTATTGCAGAAACAACATTATTTTATGCATATCCTATTCAAAGTATTAAAACTCCAAAAAAAAATACACAATGGAAAATAATTCAAAAAATATTATTAAAATGGCTTCCACAATATTTAATTGTAGGATATCCTTTAAATAATCAAGGAAAAAAATTTAATATAACTAAAAAAATTGAAAAATTTAAAAAAAAATTAGAAAAAAAATATAATCTTCCAGTAAAATTTCATAATGAATATTTAACTACAAAAATAGCTAAATCTATTTTATTTCAAAAAGGAGGTTACAAAAAATTACAAAAAAATTGTATTCATTCTGCATCTGCAGTTTTAATTTTAGAAGGTTGGTTAGATATCTATAAAAAAAAAAATCATATTAAAATTTAA
- the aroK gene encoding shikimate kinase AroK, translated as MIEKQNIFLVGPMGAGKSTIGRQLAKFLNMNFYDSDLEIEKCTGVDISWIFDLEGESGFRIREEKMIQHLTQKKNIVLATGGGCVLSKFSRKYLVKYGIVIYLKITVEKQLIRIPLDKKRPLLNFLEKQKNKKKILENLANIRDPLYQSISDFIIDTNFKTPKIVVYQIVKLLKNFKK; from the coding sequence ATGATCGAAAAACAGAATATTTTTTTAGTAGGTCCTATGGGTGCAGGAAAAAGCACTATTGGGCGTCAATTAGCAAAATTCTTGAATATGAATTTTTATGATTCAGACCTTGAAATTGAGAAGTGTACTGGAGTAGACATTTCTTGGATTTTTGATTTAGAGGGGGAAAGTGGTTTTCGTATTCGTGAAGAAAAGATGATTCAACATCTTACTCAAAAAAAAAATATTGTTTTAGCAACTGGAGGAGGTTGTGTATTATCTAAATTTTCAAGAAAATATTTAGTAAAATACGGTATTGTAATTTATTTAAAAATTACAGTAGAAAAACAGTTAATTCGAATCCCATTAGATAAAAAAAGACCTCTTTTAAATTTTTTAGAAAAACAAAAAAATAAAAAAAAAATTTTGGAAAATTTAGCAAATATACGCGACCCTTTATATCAATCTATTTCAGATTTTATTATTGATACTAATTTTAAAACTCCAAAAATTGTTGTTTATCAAATTGTCAAATTATTAAAAAATTTTAAAAAATAA
- the aroB gene encoding 3-dehydroquinate synthase, protein MCKKNIQINLSHSSYSIYMGVPKFTKKKIKNLFFFGSQNIIVTNFTVRKILLNNFLSMFLNLKIKYKIIVLKDGELYKNLKTVDKILSFLLENQCDRNTNLIAFGGGVIGDITGFVASIYQRGISFIQIPTTLLAQVDASIGGKTGVNHILGKNMIGSFWQPKLVLININFLKFLSKKELLSGISEVIKYAIIFDKNFFIWLENNIFKVLNLEKKELSYCILQCCKFKKKIIEMDEKECSSRALLNLGHSFAHAIETYTGYSTWLHGYAVSAGIVLASYLSYYLKYLSLKNFSRIIDLFQKIKLPILGPLEMCGEEYIRLMFRDKKTVNGKIFLILPYDIGNVKIYELSDTNIILKIFKNIKKEKFFSNLNK, encoded by the coding sequence ATGTGTAAAAAAAATATTCAAATTAATTTATCTCATAGTAGTTATTCAATATATATGGGTGTTCCGAAATTTACAAAAAAAAAAATTAAAAATTTATTTTTTTTTGGATCACAAAATATTATTGTAACTAATTTTACTGTAAGAAAAATATTATTAAATAATTTTTTATCTATGTTTTTAAATTTGAAGATAAAATATAAAATTATTGTTTTAAAAGATGGTGAATTATATAAAAATTTAAAAACTGTAGATAAGATTTTATCTTTTTTATTAGAAAATCAATGTGATAGGAATACTAATTTAATTGCTTTTGGTGGGGGTGTTATTGGAGATATTACAGGTTTTGTAGCTTCTATTTATCAAAGAGGTATAAGTTTTATTCAAATTCCGACTACATTATTAGCTCAAGTAGATGCATCTATTGGAGGAAAAACTGGCGTAAATCATATTTTAGGAAAAAATATGATTGGTTCTTTTTGGCAACCGAAGTTAGTTTTAATTAATATTAATTTTTTAAAATTTTTATCGAAAAAAGAGTTATTATCTGGAATTTCGGAAGTTATTAAATATGCAATTATTTTTGATAAAAATTTTTTTATTTGGTTAGAAAATAATATTTTTAAAGTATTAAATTTAGAAAAAAAAGAATTATCTTATTGTATTTTACAATGTTGTAAATTTAAAAAAAAAATTATAGAAATGGATGAAAAAGAATGTTCTTCACGTGCTCTTTTAAATTTAGGTCATAGTTTTGCTCATGCTATTGAAACATATACAGGTTATAGTACATGGTTACATGGATATGCTGTTTCTGCGGGTATTGTTTTAGCTTCTTATCTTTCATATTATTTAAAATATTTATCTTTAAAAAATTTTTCGCGAATAATTGATCTTTTTCAGAAAATTAAATTACCTATTTTAGGTCCATTAGAAATGTGTGGCGAAGAATATATTAGATTAATGTTTCGTGATAAAAAGACAGTTAATGGAAAAATTTTTTTAATTTTACCTTATGATATTGGCAATGTAAAAATTTATGAATTATCTGATACAAATATTATTTTAAAAATTTTTAAAAATATAAAAAAAGAAAAATTTTTTAGTAATTTAAATAAATAA
- the dusA gene encoding tRNA dihydrouridine(20/20a) synthase DusA produces the protein MPAKNKYPYKFSVAPMLNYTDFYCHFFYRQLTQKTLLYTEMYTTKQIIHQFINTNIKIYPPTSLQLAGNNIKEFIICAKWAEKIGFNEININLGCPSKSAQKGNFGICLMNQPEIVFKIIQELYYTISLPISVKIRLGITKKNNFYFLKNFIQEISKKKYCKRFVIHARNADLTLTKTYQNRNIPPLNYSYVYKIKKYFPKLIIILNGGLQNINNDIKHLKKLDGIMMGRKIYKNPLILTKIDKIIFNQKKKYNILKILRKTIQYAEKKMKKGIHPFKIIKHFLNTFSGISNSKKWKKYLLTELKNTKNLTRTLNDSFKLFSLTDLNSFKKF, from the coding sequence ATGCCAGCAAAAAATAAATATCCTTATAAATTTTCTGTTGCCCCTATGTTAAATTATACAGATTTTTATTGTCATTTTTTTTATCGACAATTAACACAAAAAACTTTATTATATACTGAAATGTATACTACAAAACAAATTATCCATCAATTCATTAATACTAATATAAAAATATATCCACCTACATCACTACAATTAGCTGGAAATAATATAAAAGAATTTATAATTTGCGCAAAATGGGCTGAAAAAATTGGATTTAATGAAATTAATATTAATTTAGGATGTCCATCAAAAAGCGCTCAAAAAGGAAATTTTGGAATATGTTTAATGAATCAACCCGAAATTGTATTTAAAATTATTCAAGAACTTTATTATACTATTTCTCTTCCAATTAGTGTAAAAATAAGATTAGGAATTACTAAAAAAAATAATTTTTATTTTTTAAAAAATTTTATTCAAGAAATATCAAAAAAAAAATACTGTAAAAGATTTGTTATACATGCTAGAAATGCTGATTTAACATTAACTAAAACATATCAAAATAGAAATATACCGCCTTTAAATTACTCATATGTATATAAAATTAAAAAATATTTTCCAAAATTAATAATAATTTTAAATGGAGGATTACAAAATATTAATAATGATATTAAACATTTAAAAAAATTAGATGGTATTATGATGGGACGTAAAATTTATAAAAATCCATTAATTTTAACTAAAATTGATAAAATTATTTTTAATCAAAAAAAAAAATATAATATTTTAAAAATTTTAAGAAAAACAATCCAATATGCAGAAAAAAAAATGAAAAAAGGTATACATCCTTTTAAAATAATAAAACATTTTTTAAATACTTTTTCAGGTATTTCTAATTCTAAAAAATGGAAAAAATATCTTTTAACAGAACTAAAAAATACTAAAAATCTTACTAGAACACTTAATGATTCTTTTAAACTATTTTCATTAACAGATTTAAATTCATTTAAAAAATTTTAA
- a CDS encoding alpha/beta fold hydrolase, with the protein MKKIFYSIQGKGKIPIILLHGWGLDSNIWKNFLFLFSSQYTIYIIDFPGYGKNFFLKNMSFKEISKFLLKIIPKKVIWIGWSLGGLLATYMSYYFPKRTYGTILITSSPYFLKTKKWPGISKKILKNLKKKMIFSYENFLKEFYFSQMYIYEKKKNKNQYINLKKFLKHQPSSYTINYGYQWLIKIDNRKKILNLKTPIFRIYGELDLLVPYKIENYLQKYIINGQSYIIPHSAHIPFISHPINFTKIIKNIFKKIFFQK; encoded by the coding sequence ATGAAAAAAATTTTTTACTCAATTCAAGGTAAGGGAAAAATTCCAATTATTTTATTACATGGTTGGGGATTAGATTCAAATATATGGAAAAATTTTTTATTTTTATTTTCTTCACAATATACTATATATATAATAGATTTTCCAGGATATGGTAAAAATTTTTTCTTAAAAAATATGTCTTTTAAAGAAATTTCAAAATTTTTATTAAAAATCATTCCAAAAAAAGTCATATGGATAGGATGGTCATTAGGAGGGTTATTAGCTACATACATGAGTTATTACTTTCCAAAACGAACTTATGGAACAATTCTGATAACCTCTTCTCCGTATTTTTTAAAAACAAAAAAGTGGCCTGGAATTTCTAAAAAAATTCTTAAAAATTTAAAAAAAAAAATGATTTTTTCTTATGAAAATTTTTTAAAAGAATTTTATTTTTCACAAATGTATATTTATGAAAAAAAAAAAAACAAAAATCAATATATAAATTTAAAAAAATTTTTAAAACATCAACCATCTTCCTACACAATTAATTATGGATATCAATGGTTAATTAAAATTGATAATAGAAAAAAAATTCTAAATTTAAAAACTCCAATTTTTAGGATTTATGGTGAATTAGATTTATTAGTCCCATATAAAATTGAAAATTATCTTCAAAAATATATTATAAATGGTCAATCATATATTATTCCACATTCAGCTCATATCCCATTTATTTCTCATCCAATAAATTTTACAAAAATTATAAAAAATATATTTAAAAAAATTTTTTTTCAAAAATAA